The proteins below come from a single Afipia felis ATCC 53690 genomic window:
- the lnt gene encoding apolipoprotein N-acyltransferase, whose product MSITASALHSPARATILSWGWRRIAIALFSGALSALAMAPFNAWPVLFITFPVLVWLIDGTGPGRRGVISAAIAGWWFGLGYFVAGLYWIGYAFLVDADTFAWLLPVAILGLPALLALFMAAGCALARLIWTKDWSRVLSLAVALTVSEWLRGHILSGFPWNLFGYALAEPLAMAQAASLIGIWGMSFLAIAIFASPAILIDDRARTKWPWLPLALSLLLLAAAWGYGTWRLDRHPTQFVSDVKLRLMQPNLQQDVKFNYSAKDAVIAKYMALSDRATGPQTSGVRDATILIWPESAFPFFLTREPAELAKIANFLPPQTTLITGAVRAPDLSPAVRPTRAYNSIYVINHDGDILSIYDKLHLVPFGEYLPLQSTLEKLGFQQITKVQGGFIPGARRRTMTIPGAPRALPLICYEAVFSDAIVPAGERPGWIVNLTNDGWFGISTGPYQHLQQARLRAIEEGLPIVRSANTGISAVIDPVGRDVGHLALGQEAVLDSALPVALPPTVFARWRHVPLAVMIVLASLAVLIRRRREA is encoded by the coding sequence ATGAGCATCACCGCCAGCGCCCTGCACTCACCCGCGCGCGCAACCATCCTGAGTTGGGGCTGGCGGCGCATAGCGATTGCATTGTTTTCGGGCGCGCTCTCCGCGCTGGCGATGGCACCATTCAATGCATGGCCCGTTCTGTTCATCACTTTCCCGGTGCTGGTTTGGCTGATCGACGGTACCGGCCCCGGCCGCCGCGGAGTGATCAGTGCCGCCATCGCGGGATGGTGGTTTGGTCTCGGTTATTTCGTCGCCGGTCTGTACTGGATCGGCTACGCGTTTCTGGTCGACGCCGACACGTTCGCCTGGCTGCTGCCGGTTGCGATCCTCGGCCTGCCCGCGCTGCTCGCGCTGTTCATGGCCGCGGGCTGCGCGCTGGCACGGCTGATCTGGACGAAGGACTGGTCGCGCGTGTTGTCGCTGGCCGTCGCCCTCACCGTCAGCGAATGGCTGCGTGGGCATATCCTGTCCGGATTCCCGTGGAACCTGTTCGGCTACGCGCTCGCCGAACCGCTGGCGATGGCGCAAGCCGCCTCGCTGATCGGCATCTGGGGCATGAGCTTTCTTGCGATTGCGATCTTCGCAAGTCCCGCGATCCTGATCGACGACCGCGCCCGCACGAAATGGCCCTGGCTGCCGCTCGCACTTTCGCTCCTTCTGCTGGCCGCCGCCTGGGGCTACGGCACATGGCGGCTCGATCGCCATCCCACCCAATTCGTGAGCGACGTGAAGCTGCGGCTGATGCAACCGAACCTGCAGCAGGACGTGAAGTTCAACTACTCCGCCAAAGATGCCGTGATCGCGAAATACATGGCGCTGTCGGATCGCGCCACCGGTCCGCAGACGAGCGGCGTGCGCGACGCCACGATCCTGATCTGGCCGGAATCAGCGTTTCCGTTTTTCCTGACGCGCGAACCGGCGGAGCTTGCGAAGATCGCGAACTTCCTCCCACCGCAAACCACGCTTATCACTGGCGCGGTGCGCGCGCCCGATCTCTCGCCCGCGGTGAGACCGACACGCGCCTACAACTCGATCTACGTCATCAATCACGACGGCGATATTCTCTCGATCTACGACAAGCTGCATCTGGTTCCATTCGGCGAATACCTGCCGCTCCAGAGCACGCTCGAGAAACTCGGCTTCCAGCAGATCACCAAGGTGCAGGGTGGCTTCATCCCCGGCGCACGCCGCCGCACCATGACGATTCCCGGCGCGCCGCGCGCGCTGCCGCTGATCTGTTACGAGGCCGTCTTCTCCGATGCCATCGTGCCTGCAGGCGAGCGGCCAGGCTGGATCGTCAACCTGACCAATGACGGCTGGTTCGGAATCAGCACAGGCCCCTACCAGCACCTTCAGCAGGCCCGTTTGCGCGCCATTGAGGAAGGACTGCCGATCGTGCGCAGCGCCAATACCGGAATTTCCGCCGTGATCGATCCGGTCGGACGGGATGTCGGCCATCTCGCGCTCGGTCAGGAAGCCGTTCTGGATTCCGCCTTGCCCGTGGCGTTGCCGCCGACCGTCTTTGCGCGCTGGCGGCACGTGCCGCTGGCTGTCATGATCGTGCTGGCGTCCCTTGCGGTGCTGATCCGGCGGCGGCGCGAAGCCTGA
- a CDS encoding helix-turn-helix domain-containing protein has translation MSAKTPNPVDKYVGSRVRMRRIMLGLSQEKLGDALGLTFQQIQKYEKGTNRIGASRLHQIADILQVPVSFMFEGGPASSTGVDGMGEAPSPAYVSDFLATSEGLALTRAFTKITDAKLRRSIVDLVEQIAATQSQS, from the coding sequence ATGTCGGCGAAAACACCCAACCCGGTCGACAAATATGTCGGCAGCCGCGTGCGGATGCGTCGCATCATGCTGGGGCTCAGTCAGGAGAAACTCGGCGACGCACTCGGCCTGACCTTTCAGCAGATCCAGAAATACGAGAAAGGCACGAACCGTATCGGCGCGAGCCGCCTGCATCAGATCGCCGATATCCTGCAGGTGCCGGTCTCCTTTATGTTCGAGGGCGGCCCGGCCAGCAGCACCGGCGTCGACGGCATGGGTGAGGCTCCTTCGCCCGCTTACGTCTCGGATTTTCTCGCGACTTCCGAAGGGCTCGCGCTGACGCGGGCCTTCACGAAGATCACGGATGCCAAGCTTCGGCGCAGCATCGTCGATCTCGTCGAGCAGATTGCCGCGACGCAGAGTCAGTCCTGA
- a CDS encoding tRNA (guanine(46)-N(7))-methyltransferase TrmB, which translates to MPDDRYSSHSDEASSRQPGSFFGRRKGHKLRPHHASLIEDLLPRLALDITASPPASLTTLFPAGTNAVRLEIGFGGGEHLLAEAAAFPDTGFIGCEPYVNGMAKILAQIEARNLSNIRLFAGDAAELLAWVPSRSLARIDLIHPDPWPKRRHWKRRFVQHATIAAMARALTSQGEFRFVCDIDDYVAWTLWHMRDSSDFSWLAERADDWRAPWPGYTMTRYGAKATREGRKASYLRFQRA; encoded by the coding sequence ATGCCGGATGATCGATACAGCTCTCATTCCGATGAAGCATCTTCGCGACAGCCCGGTTCATTCTTCGGCCGTCGCAAGGGTCACAAGCTGCGTCCGCATCATGCCTCACTGATCGAGGATCTGCTGCCGCGCCTTGCACTCGACATCACCGCCTCCCCGCCCGCGAGTCTGACCACGCTGTTTCCCGCGGGTACGAACGCAGTGCGCCTGGAGATCGGATTCGGCGGCGGCGAGCATTTGCTTGCCGAAGCGGCGGCATTCCCCGACACCGGCTTCATCGGTTGCGAGCCTTACGTCAACGGCATGGCGAAAATCCTCGCGCAGATCGAAGCACGCAACCTCTCCAACATCCGCCTGTTCGCCGGCGATGCCGCCGAACTGCTCGCCTGGGTGCCGTCACGGTCGCTGGCACGGATCGATCTGATCCATCCCGATCCGTGGCCGAAGCGGCGGCACTGGAAGCGCCGTTTTGTGCAGCATGCAACCATCGCCGCGATGGCACGCGCGCTGACCTCACAGGGCGAATTCCGTTTCGTCTGCGATATCGACGATTACGTTGCATGGACGCTGTGGCACATGCGGGATTCCAGCGATTTCTCATGGCTCGCTGAGCGTGCGGATGATTGGCGTGCGCCGTGGCCGGGCTACACCATGACGCGCTATGGTGCGAAGGCGACGCGCGAAGGCCGCAAGGCATCCTACCTGCGATTTCAAAGGGCTTGA
- a CDS encoding DUF2336 domain-containing protein encodes MAATSLIPELDAIAKSGSAEKRATTITKLAELFVQGAPIFGPQHVDLFDSILIGLVPSAEPAARAGVAARFASLPNAPPGVINYLAREDEIRIAGPILSKSPLIGEELLLEIARAKGQAHLAAISERDTLAAPLTDVILRRADREVVRVLAKNSGATFSAAGYSGLINRAADDGVLALSLGQREDISPDGLKDLLSKSVDIVRRRMFETAKPKQRLAINQAMLEISSAPRALLVKRDFALAQRLVLALHQSGGLNEAALLNFAKEHKYEEAVAALSAMSGVRLMTVDQLILGDRYDPILLIARAIGLEWATARALIVLRLGPGKMPSPPDIEEARLNYERLSTSTAQRVLVFWRAREK; translated from the coding sequence ATGGCAGCAACGTCCCTGATTCCCGAACTTGATGCGATCGCGAAAAGCGGCTCCGCGGAAAAACGCGCGACCACGATCACCAAGCTCGCCGAATTGTTCGTGCAGGGTGCGCCGATCTTTGGCCCGCAACACGTCGATCTTTTCGATAGCATCCTGATTGGCCTTGTGCCGTCGGCCGAACCTGCGGCGCGTGCGGGTGTCGCTGCGCGTTTTGCGAGCCTGCCGAATGCCCCGCCCGGCGTCATCAATTATCTCGCTCGTGAAGACGAGATCCGCATCGCAGGCCCGATTCTCAGCAAGTCACCGTTGATCGGCGAAGAGCTGCTGCTGGAGATTGCGCGCGCCAAGGGACAGGCGCATCTCGCGGCGATCTCCGAACGCGATACGCTCGCGGCACCGCTGACTGACGTCATTCTGCGGCGGGCCGATCGCGAAGTGGTGCGCGTGCTGGCGAAGAACTCCGGCGCGACGTTTTCGGCGGCAGGCTATTCGGGTCTCATCAACCGCGCGGCCGATGACGGTGTGCTGGCGCTCTCGCTCGGTCAGCGCGAGGACATTTCCCCCGACGGCTTGAAAGACCTGTTGTCGAAGTCGGTAGACATCGTACGCCGCCGTATGTTCGAAACGGCGAAGCCGAAGCAGCGGCTCGCGATCAACCAGGCGATGCTGGAAATTTCCTCGGCGCCGCGCGCGCTTCTGGTGAAGCGCGACTTCGCGCTGGCGCAGCGGCTCGTTCTGGCGCTGCATCAGTCCGGCGGCTTGAACGAAGCGGCGCTGCTCAACTTCGCCAAAGAGCACAAATACGAAGAGGCTGTTGCCGCACTGTCTGCGATGTCAGGCGTGCGGTTGATGACGGTTGATCAGCTGATCCTCGGCGATCGCTACGATCCGATCCTTCTGATCGCGCGCGCGATCGGTCTGGAATGGGCGACAGCGCGGGCGCTGATCGTGCTGCGTCTGGGGCCGGGCAAGATGCCTTCGCCGCCGGATATCGAGGAAGCGCGGCTCAATTACGAGCGGCTTTCGACCTCTACGGCCCAACGTGTGCTGGTGTTCTGGCGCGCGCGCGAAAAGTAA
- the rimP gene encoding ribosome maturation factor RimP, giving the protein MTEPASHPETATSAVERRLVVEPGVAARVAAVAEPVLEGLGYQLVRIKISGEAGCTVQIMAERPDGTMLIDDCEAISKALSPVMDVADPIQRAYRLEISSPGIDRPLVRQSDFERYTGHLVKIEMAVPHDGRKRFRGMLQGIENGLVRVTRDDAKEHKGAQEADVQLPLADVSSANLVLTNELIAESMRRGRDAEREQLEDAGVLPPPPPHAKKAREMRDKAKPRQPKPAKKPLPKNTKAHRLAADAKRRGALSDPHEGE; this is encoded by the coding sequence ATGACCGAACCCGCTTCCCATCCCGAGACCGCAACATCTGCGGTCGAACGCCGCCTGGTCGTCGAGCCGGGTGTTGCGGCGCGGGTGGCGGCGGTCGCCGAGCCGGTGCTCGAGGGGCTCGGCTATCAGCTCGTCCGCATCAAGATCTCCGGCGAGGCCGGCTGCACGGTACAGATCATGGCCGAGCGGCCGGACGGCACCATGCTGATCGACGATTGCGAGGCAATTTCCAAGGCGCTGTCGCCGGTGATGGATGTCGCCGACCCGATCCAGCGCGCCTACCGGCTTGAGATTTCCTCCCCCGGCATCGACCGGCCGCTGGTGCGCCAGTCGGATTTCGAGCGCTATACCGGCCACCTCGTGAAGATCGAGATGGCAGTTCCTCATGACGGCCGCAAACGCTTCCGCGGCATGCTTCAAGGCATCGAGAACGGTCTCGTGCGCGTGACCCGCGACGACGCCAAGGAGCACAAGGGCGCACAGGAGGCGGACGTACAGTTGCCGCTTGCAGATGTCTCGAGCGCAAATCTTGTCCTGACCAACGAGTTGATCGCCGAATCCATGCGTCGCGGTCGCGATGCCGAGCGCGAGCAGCTCGAGGATGCAGGCGTGCTGCCGCCGCCGCCGCCGCACGCCAAGAAAGCACGCGAGATGCGGGACAAGGCGAAACCGCGCCAACCGAAACCAGCGAAGAAGCCGCTGCCCAAAAACACCAAAGCTCACAGGCTTGCCGCCGATGCCAAACGGCGCGGAGCCTTATCCGATCCCCACGAAGGAGAGTAA
- the nusA gene encoding transcription termination factor NusA, protein MAAVSANKLELLQIADAVAREKSIDRSIVIAAMEDAIAKAARARYGSETDVHAEIDAKKGELRLSRHMLVVETVENAANQISLKDAQKANPTAQIGDTIADTLPPLEYGRIAAQSAKQVIVQKVREAERDRQYQEFKDRIGEIVNGIVKRVEYGSVIVDLGRGEAIVRRDEMLPREALRNGDRIRAYIFDVRRETRGPQIFLSRTHPQFMAKLFAQEVPEIYDGIVEIKAVARDPGSRAKIGVISRDSSVDPVGACVGMRGSRVQAVVNELQGEKIDIIPWSPDIATFVVNALAPAEVAKVVIDEDRERIEVVVPDTQLSLAIGRRGQNVRLASQLTGWDIDILTEQEESERRQADFENSTRVFMEALNVDEVVGQLLASEGFSSVEELALVDVRELSSIEGFDEETANELQSRAREYLEQLDAELEAKRKELGVDDALKDIPGVTGKMLVKLGENDVKTVEDLAGCATDDLVGWSERKDGETVKHAGFLDAGEVSRDEAEAIIMRARLAAGWITEADLAKPAEADEDAASEDHPA, encoded by the coding sequence ATGGCCGCTGTCAGCGCCAATAAACTGGAACTGCTGCAAATCGCCGATGCCGTCGCACGCGAAAAGTCGATCGACCGTTCGATCGTGATCGCGGCGATGGAAGATGCCATCGCGAAAGCGGCGCGCGCCCGTTACGGCTCCGAGACCGACGTGCATGCGGAAATCGACGCCAAGAAGGGCGAGCTTCGCCTGTCGCGGCACATGCTGGTGGTGGAAACGGTCGAGAACGCCGCCAACCAGATTTCGCTGAAGGATGCGCAGAAGGCCAACCCGACCGCGCAGATCGGCGACACTATCGCCGACACCCTGCCGCCGCTCGAATATGGCCGCATCGCCGCGCAGTCCGCCAAGCAGGTGATCGTGCAGAAGGTGCGCGAAGCCGAGCGTGACCGCCAGTATCAGGAATTCAAGGACCGCATCGGCGAGATCGTCAACGGCATCGTCAAGCGCGTCGAATATGGCAGCGTCATCGTCGACCTCGGACGCGGCGAAGCCATCGTGCGCCGCGACGAGATGCTCCCACGTGAGGCGTTGCGCAACGGCGACCGCATCCGCGCCTATATCTTCGATGTCCGCCGCGAAACCCGCGGCCCGCAAATCTTCCTCTCCCGCACCCATCCGCAGTTCATGGCGAAGCTGTTCGCGCAAGAAGTGCCGGAAATCTACGACGGCATCGTCGAGATCAAGGCGGTCGCCCGCGATCCGGGCTCGCGCGCCAAGATCGGCGTGATCTCTCGCGATTCCTCGGTCGATCCGGTCGGTGCCTGCGTCGGCATGCGCGGCTCACGCGTGCAGGCGGTGGTGAACGAACTGCAGGGCGAGAAGATCGACATCATTCCGTGGTCGCCCGACATCGCGACCTTCGTCGTCAACGCGCTCGCGCCGGCGGAAGTCGCCAAGGTCGTCATCGACGAAGACCGCGAACGCATTGAAGTTGTCGTCCCCGATACCCAACTATCCCTTGCGATCGGCCGTCGCGGCCAGAATGTGCGCCTTGCATCGCAGTTGACGGGCTGGGACATCGATATCCTGACCGAGCAGGAAGAATCGGAACGCCGCCAGGCGGATTTCGAGAATTCGACGCGCGTGTTCATGGAAGCCCTCAACGTCGACGAGGTCGTCGGCCAGTTGCTGGCTTCCGAAGGCTTCTCCTCCGTTGAGGAACTCGCTCTGGTCGACGTGCGCGAGCTCTCGAGCATCGAAGGCTTCGACGAGGAAACCGCCAACGAGTTGCAGAGCCGCGCGCGCGAATATCTCGAGCAGCTCGATGCCGAGCTGGAAGCGAAGCGGAAAGAGCTCGGCGTGGACGATGCTCTCAAGGACATTCCGGGCGTCACAGGCAAGATGCTGGTGAAGCTCGGTGAGAACGACGTCAAGACGGTCGAGGATCTCGCCGGCTGCGCCACCGACGATCTGGTCGGCTGGTCGGAGCGCAAGGACGGCGAGACCGTCAAGCACGCGGGCTTCCTCGATGCCGGCGAAGTTTCGCGCGACGAGGCGGAAGCGATCATCATGCGGGCGCGTCTTGCGGCCGGCTGGATCACCGAAGCCGATCTCGCCAAACCTGCGGAAGCGGACGAAGACGCCGCATCCGAAGACCACCCGGCATAA
- a CDS encoding RNA-binding protein, translating to MLTTSETTDLDRGPRAKPGSTRTCVVSRQVKSTDELIRFVLSPAGEVVPDVRRKLPGRGLWVSLSRAAVTEAAKRGLFAKAFKRAVTLPPDLAEQTDHLLARSALDALAMVGKAGEIVCGFGKVEDAIAAGSAVALIHASDGADDGIRKLDAKSASAAGKSPQMVDSPRIQAFKIDELDLALGRSNVVHAALLSGPATRTFLSRWRTLDRFRNPDGSTNGKTGGN from the coding sequence ATGCTTACAACCTCCGAGACAACGGACCTCGATCGCGGTCCCCGGGCCAAGCCCGGGAGCACGCGGACGTGCGTCGTCTCGCGGCAGGTCAAGAGCACCGATGAGCTGATCCGCTTCGTGCTCTCGCCTGCGGGCGAGGTCGTCCCGGACGTGCGGCGAAAGCTGCCGGGCCGTGGGCTGTGGGTGTCGCTGTCGCGGGCCGCAGTCACGGAGGCGGCCAAACGCGGCCTGTTTGCAAAGGCATTCAAGCGCGCCGTGACGCTGCCGCCCGATCTGGCAGAGCAAACCGATCATCTGCTGGCGCGCAGCGCACTGGATGCGCTCGCGATGGTGGGCAAAGCAGGCGAAATCGTTTGCGGTTTCGGCAAGGTCGAGGACGCGATCGCTGCGGGGAGCGCGGTGGCGCTGATCCACGCCAGTGATGGCGCGGACGACGGAATCCGCAAACTCGACGCCAAATCGGCCTCCGCCGCGGGGAAAAGCCCGCAAATGGTGGATTCACCACGGATTCAGGCCTTTAAAATCGATGAATTGGATTTGGCCCTCGGGCGGTCAAATGTGGTACATGCAGCCCTGCTTTCAGGGCCTGCGACAAGAACCTTCCTGTCCCGCTGGCGAACCCTCGACCGTTTCCGCAATCCGGACGGCTCGACGAACGGCAAGACGGGTGGCAACTAA
- the infB gene encoding translation initiation factor IF-2, with translation MADTKNPGDKPLSVGSKTLSLKPRTETGVVRQSFSHGRSKSVVVEKKTKRRLPGDPAPAPAAEAAPAPPVAPAAPRAPAPKAPAARPSGMVLRTLTEDEQSARANALADARVREEEERRAAEAEAARRNTKEYKEQQEREAAEARRKAEEERHRVEAEAKAKAEREATKRFGEAEAKTTAKTAAKPAAAPAARPGAPAARAPGVAADGSDEDEAPRVRRGPGGAIRAVTPPKTTQKPGPAKQRGRLTLTTALNADDVRERSIASFRRRTQRLTKGHQSNEPKEKLVREVIIPEAITLQELANRMAERSVDLVKLLMKQGQLVKITDTIDADTAQLIAEEMGHTVKRVAASDVEEGLFDVAEDRASDTTPRAPVVTVMGHVDHGKTSLLDALRHANVVSGEAGGITQHIGAYQVTSPSGAKITFIDTPGHAAFTAMRARGAKVTDIVILVVAADDGVMPQTIEAINHAKAAKVPMIVAINKIDKPDAKPERVRTELLQHEVQVESFGGDVVDVEVSAKNKTNLDKLLEMIALQAELLELKTNPDRPAEGTVIEAKLDRGRGPVATVLVQRGTLRVGDIIVAGAEMGRVRALINDQGQTIQEAGPSMPVEVLGFNGPPEAGDRLAVVENEARARQVTEYRAHQKREKSAATSAGMRGSLEQMMSQLKTSGRKDFPLVVKADVQGSLEAIIGSLDKLGTDEVAARILHAGVGGISESDVTLAEGFNAAIIGFSVRANKEAAALAKRDGIEIRYYNIIYDLVDDVKKAMSGLLAPTLRETMLGNAQVLEVFHISKVGKIAGCRVTDGTVERGANVRLIRDNVVIHEGKLSQLKRFKDDAKEVTAGQECGMSFENYQDMRPGDVIECYRVETIQRSL, from the coding sequence ATGGCTGATACGAAAAATCCTGGCGACAAGCCGCTGAGCGTCGGTTCGAAAACTCTGTCGCTGAAACCGCGCACAGAGACCGGCGTGGTGCGCCAGAGCTTCAGCCACGGCCGCAGCAAATCGGTGGTGGTCGAGAAGAAAACCAAGCGACGCCTCCCGGGTGATCCCGCGCCGGCTCCCGCAGCCGAAGCCGCTCCTGCGCCACCAGTCGCACCGGCCGCGCCGCGCGCACCGGCGCCGAAGGCACCGGCTGCCCGCCCCTCCGGCATGGTATTGCGCACGCTGACCGAAGACGAGCAGAGCGCGCGCGCGAACGCGCTCGCCGATGCGCGCGTCCGCGAGGAAGAAGAGCGCCGCGCCGCAGAAGCGGAAGCCGCGCGCCGCAATACCAAAGAATATAAGGAACAGCAGGAACGCGAAGCCGCCGAAGCTCGCCGCAAGGCCGAGGAAGAGCGTCATCGCGTCGAAGCCGAGGCCAAGGCCAAGGCTGAGCGCGAAGCCACCAAGCGGTTCGGCGAAGCCGAAGCCAAAACGACGGCGAAGACGGCTGCCAAGCCGGCTGCTGCTCCCGCCGCGCGTCCTGGTGCGCCGGCAGCGCGCGCGCCTGGCGTCGCCGCCGACGGCTCCGACGAAGACGAGGCGCCACGCGTACGCCGCGGGCCCGGCGGCGCGATCCGCGCCGTCACGCCACCGAAAACCACGCAGAAACCCGGCCCTGCCAAACAGCGCGGCCGCCTGACGCTGACGACTGCTCTCAATGCCGACGACGTGCGCGAACGCTCGATCGCCTCGTTCCGTCGCCGCACCCAGCGCCTGACCAAGGGCCATCAGTCGAACGAGCCGAAGGAAAAGCTCGTCCGCGAAGTCATCATTCCGGAAGCGATTACGCTGCAGGAACTGGCGAACCGCATGGCGGAACGCTCGGTCGACCTCGTCAAGCTGCTGATGAAGCAGGGCCAGCTCGTCAAGATCACCGACACCATCGACGCCGACACCGCACAGCTCATCGCTGAAGAAATGGGTCACACGGTCAAGCGCGTTGCCGCGTCTGACGTGGAAGAAGGCCTGTTCGACGTCGCCGAGGATCGCGCATCCGACACCACGCCGCGCGCGCCGGTCGTCACCGTGATGGGCCACGTCGACCACGGCAAGACCTCGTTGCTCGACGCGCTGCGTCACGCCAACGTGGTCTCCGGCGAAGCCGGCGGCATCACCCAGCACATTGGCGCCTATCAGGTGACCTCGCCTTCCGGCGCCAAGATCACCTTCATCGACACGCCCGGCCACGCCGCGTTCACCGCGATGCGCGCACGCGGCGCCAAGGTCACCGACATCGTCATCCTCGTCGTCGCAGCCGACGACGGCGTGATGCCGCAGACCATCGAAGCCATCAATCACGCCAAGGCCGCGAAGGTTCCGATGATCGTGGCGATCAACAAGATCGACAAGCCGGACGCCAAGCCCGAGCGCGTGCGCACTGAACTCTTGCAGCACGAAGTGCAGGTCGAATCCTTCGGCGGCGACGTCGTCGATGTCGAAGTCTCGGCCAAGAACAAGACCAATCTCGACAAATTGCTCGAGATGATCGCGCTGCAGGCCGAACTGCTTGAACTCAAGACCAATCCAGACCGTCCGGCCGAAGGCACCGTGATCGAAGCCAAGCTCGATCGCGGCCGCGGTCCGGTCGCGACCGTGCTGGTCCAGCGCGGCACGCTGCGCGTCGGCGACATCATCGTCGCGGGTGCGGAAATGGGCCGTGTGCGCGCGCTCATCAACGATCAGGGCCAGACCATTCAGGAGGCCGGGCCTTCGATGCCGGTCGAGGTTCTCGGCTTCAACGGTCCGCCGGAAGCCGGCGATCGTCTCGCGGTCGTCGAGAACGAAGCACGTGCCCGTCAGGTCACCGAATATCGCGCCCACCAGAAGCGCGAGAAGTCGGCTGCGACCTCTGCCGGCATGCGCGGCTCGCTCGAACAGATGATGAGCCAGCTCAAGACCTCGGGCCGCAAGGACTTCCCGCTGGTCGTGAAGGCGGACGTGCAGGGCTCACTGGAAGCCATTATCGGCTCGCTCGACAAGCTCGGCACCGACGAAGTCGCAGCGCGCATCCTGCATGCGGGCGTCGGCGGCATTTCGGAGTCCGACGTCACGCTCGCAGAAGGCTTCAACGCCGCGATCATTGGCTTCTCCGTCCGCGCCAACAAGGAAGCGGCGGCGCTGGCCAAGCGCGACGGCATCGAGATCCGCTACTACAACATCATCTACGACCTCGTGGACGACGTGAAAAAGGCGATGTCCGGCCTGCTCGCGCCGACGCTGCGCGAAACCATGCTCGGCAACGCGCAGGTGCTCGAGGTTTTCCACATTTCCAAGGTCGGCAAGATCGCCGGTTGCCGCGTCACCGACGGCACCGTCGAGCGCGGCGCCAATGTCCGCCTGATCCGCGACAACGTCGTGATCCACGAGGGCAAGCTGTCGCAGCTCAAGCGCTTCAAGGACGATGCCAAGGAAGTTACCGCCGGACAGGAATGCGGCATGTCGTTCGAGAACTATCAGGACATGCGTCCTGGCGACGTGATCGAATGCTATCGCGTGGAGACCATCCAGCGCTCCCTGTAA
- the rbfA gene encoding 30S ribosome-binding factor RbfA — translation MPRHQRGKSSSSAPGGSQRQLRVGELIRHAISDILSQGGVHDDTLSGHIITVPEVRMSPDLKLATVYVMPLGGHDTKAVIAALANNKKFLRGEVAHRVNLKFAPDLRFRADERFDEAERIEKLLRTPAVQKDLNHDSDDT, via the coding sequence ATGCCCCGTCATCAGCGCGGCAAATCTTCATCATCTGCACCCGGCGGTTCACAGCGCCAGTTGCGCGTCGGCGAACTGATCCGCCATGCGATCTCCGACATCCTCTCGCAGGGCGGCGTGCATGACGACACACTGAGCGGCCACATCATCACCGTACCCGAAGTGCGGATGTCGCCCGACCTCAAGCTCGCGACCGTCTATGTGATGCCGCTCGGTGGACACGACACCAAAGCGGTGATCGCTGCGCTCGCAAACAACAAGAAGTTTCTCCGTGGCGAGGTTGCGCATCGCGTTAACCTGAAATTCGCACCTGATCTTCGCTTCCGCGCCGACGAGCGATTCGACGAAGCGGAACGGATCGAGAAATTATTGCGAACGCCTGCGGTCCAAAAAGATCTCAACCACGATTCGGACGACACTTGA